One Sediminicola sp. YIK13 DNA segment encodes these proteins:
- a CDS encoding alpha/beta hydrolase-fold protein, whose translation MAEIQYIQYYSNTLDRNINLEVTGHWGYPILLFPSSGGSYTQNTDFGLNQSVMQFIEQGRIKLYNVETLDMLTFYDDHLASEIKIQRYELYMKFLQTELIPYIQNQCNTERIAVGGCSFGGYHAGNTAFRFPDLVSHLFSMSGVFNIRNFTPLSDDMAIYFNCPDEFMRNEEPWKYNHVEIVLSTSDWDSCRPKNLHMSHVLNEKGIHHWYDEKKWIEHDWPLWKMAFPEYVERFF comes from the coding sequence ATGGCAGAAATTCAATACATTCAATATTATTCTAACACATTAGATAGAAACATCAACCTAGAAGTGACTGGACACTGGGGATATCCTATTTTATTGTTCCCTTCCTCGGGAGGTTCTTACACCCAAAATACTGATTTTGGGCTCAATCAATCCGTGATGCAATTTATTGAGCAGGGCCGGATCAAACTCTATAATGTGGAGACGCTTGACATGCTTACATTTTATGATGACCATTTGGCTTCGGAAATAAAAATACAACGGTATGAACTGTACATGAAATTTCTCCAAACGGAATTGATTCCGTATATTCAAAATCAATGCAACACCGAACGAATTGCTGTTGGGGGCTGTAGTTTTGGAGGATATCACGCAGGAAACACTGCCTTCAGATTTCCAGATCTGGTCTCCCATCTCTTCTCCATGTCAGGGGTTTTTAATATTCGGAATTTTACGCCTCTCTCTGATGATATGGCCATATATTTCAATTGTCCGGATGAGTTTATGCGCAATGAAGAGCCTTGGAAATACAATCATGTGGAGATTGTGCTGAGCACCTCGGATTGGGACAGTTGCCGGCCAAAAAACCTGCACATGTCGCACGTATTAAATGAAAAGGGCATACATCATTGGTACGATGAAAAAAAATGGATAGAGCACGATTGGCCACTTTGGAAAATGGCATTTCCAGAATATGTGGAACGTTTCTTTTAA
- a CDS encoding alpha/beta hydrolase, protein MQFESEFIGLKGNLYSKYLGRKVTFRLVAPPHYKDSETPFPVLLMNDGQDFVNLELEKTLPSAFSSKTGKPFVYVGIEANNNRIQEYGTASSPDFKGRGARAINYSKFLIEEFIPFLRAEFKVSKDAQDWVYCGMSLGGLSAFDIVYNNAQYFGKVGVFSGSFWWRNKAYTVNDVADRSRIVLDVVKKGTYNPHLKFWFQCGTEDETADRNNNGIIDSIDDTTDVIKELQEKGYSFPGDITYVELDGGKHNLKTWAKVFPKFTNWAFGTN, encoded by the coding sequence ATGCAATTTGAAAGTGAATTTATTGGATTAAAAGGAAATCTCTATTCAAAATATTTGGGTAGGAAGGTTACTTTTAGATTGGTCGCCCCCCCTCACTACAAGGATTCCGAAACGCCCTTCCCTGTTTTATTGATGAACGATGGGCAGGATTTTGTGAATTTGGAGTTGGAGAAGACCCTTCCTTCTGCATTTTCTTCAAAGACAGGCAAACCTTTCGTGTATGTCGGTATAGAGGCCAATAACAATCGCATTCAAGAATACGGCACAGCATCTTCCCCAGATTTCAAGGGCCGCGGTGCTAGGGCCATAAATTATTCTAAATTCTTGATAGAGGAATTCATCCCTTTTTTGAGGGCCGAATTTAAGGTTTCCAAAGATGCCCAGGATTGGGTGTACTGCGGTATGTCCTTAGGTGGCTTATCTGCATTTGATATCGTTTACAACAACGCCCAATATTTTGGAAAAGTAGGGGTTTTTAGTGGATCATTTTGGTGGCGCAACAAAGCCTACACTGTCAATGATGTTGCGGACAGAAGCCGTATTGTGTTGGATGTTGTTAAAAAAGGTACCTACAACCCCCATCTTAAATTTTGGTTCCAATGCGGAACGGAGGACGAGACGGCAGACAGGAACAATAATGGCATCATAGATTCTATCGACGATACTACCGACGTCATCAAAGAACTTCAGGAAAAGGGCTACTCCTTTCCTGGTGATATTACCTATGTGGAATTGGATGGTGGAAAACACAATTTAAAGACCTGGGCCAAAGTCTTTCCAAAATTTACCAATTGGGCCTTTGGCACTAATTAG
- a CDS encoding glutathione synthase, which yields MVKKVGILFGMEDTFPWEFINRVNELGNGKVVAEPVKIDKVQQGIDYGYHVIFDRISQEVPFYRAYLKNASLMGTTIVNNPFWWSADEKFFNNCLSIQLGVPVPKTILLPSKERPDDTSEKSFRNLEAPLDWDYIFNYIGFPAYMKPHSGGGWKNVYRVDNPDDFFNKYGETGQLVMMLQEEIVFEDYYRVYCLGQKYVHIMPYEPRNEPHLRYATTPKTTGAEHKKLMKTIHDYTLLLNKALGYDFNTVEFAVRNGVPIAIDFCNPAPDADVNSVGQENFEWIVEHSAKLAIEMANAHKPKQNNSSWGTFVQNAVAPPKKAPIKSSLKSASEAKKTVVKKAPAKGKGVLAKTVKPAAKKAAPKKAAPKKATKK from the coding sequence ATGGTTAAGAAAGTGGGAATATTGTTTGGGATGGAAGACACCTTTCCTTGGGAATTTATAAATAGGGTCAATGAATTAGGTAATGGAAAGGTCGTTGCCGAACCAGTAAAAATCGATAAGGTACAACAAGGTATTGATTATGGATATCATGTTATTTTTGATAGGATTTCCCAAGAAGTTCCTTTTTATAGAGCTTACTTAAAAAATGCTTCCTTGATGGGGACAACTATCGTCAACAATCCATTTTGGTGGAGTGCAGATGAGAAGTTTTTCAATAACTGTTTGTCTATACAATTGGGGGTTCCTGTACCAAAAACCATTCTATTGCCGTCCAAAGAAAGACCGGATGATACTTCAGAAAAGTCGTTTCGAAACTTGGAAGCGCCATTGGATTGGGATTATATATTCAATTATATTGGATTTCCGGCCTATATGAAACCGCACTCAGGTGGAGGTTGGAAAAATGTATACAGGGTTGACAATCCGGATGATTTTTTCAACAAATATGGGGAAACGGGTCAGTTGGTGATGATGCTGCAGGAAGAAATCGTTTTTGAAGATTACTACAGGGTTTATTGTTTGGGCCAAAAATATGTTCATATTATGCCTTACGAGCCTAGGAACGAACCTCATTTGCGATATGCTACCACGCCTAAAACAACTGGGGCCGAGCACAAAAAGTTAATGAAAACAATCCATGACTATACCTTATTGCTGAACAAGGCTTTGGGATATGATTTCAATACGGTTGAATTTGCGGTTCGCAACGGAGTGCCTATTGCCATAGATTTTTGCAACCCTGCACCTGATGCTGATGTAAATTCAGTGGGACAGGAGAATTTTGAGTGGATTGTGGAACATTCCGCAAAACTGGCCATTGAGATGGCCAATGCGCACAAGCCCAAACAAAACAATAGTAGTTGGGGGACCTTCGTCCAGAATGCTGTGGCACCGCCAAAAAAAGCACCAATAAAAAGTTCTCTTAAGTCGGCCTCTGAGGCAAAAAAGACAGTAGTGAAAAAAGCGCCTGCAAAAGGTAAGGGTGTGTTGGCAAAGACGGTGAAGCCGGCTGCTAAAAAAGCAGCGCCCAAAAAGGCAGCCCCAAAAAAGGCAACAAAAAAATAA
- a CDS encoding sulfite exporter TauE/SafE family protein, translating to MHQTSTIIILSTLDITTTSWVLAITAACVIGISKAGIKGIAIINVTLMALAFGAKESTGLLVPLLVVGDIFAVIYYHRHTQWRYIIRLLPWMVLGVIIGVIIGKDLPQKIFKIGMAGIILGSVLMMYWWDQRKSKAVPTHWAFGGFIGILAGITTMIGNLAGAFSNIFFLAMRLPKNEFIGTAAWLFFIVNLFKLPFHIIVWETITTETLMVNLKLLPGILLGLFVGIRLVKIIKDKHYRKMILLLTAIGAVLILFR from the coding sequence GTGCATCAAACTTCCACTATAATCATCCTTTCAACCTTGGATATTACAACCACCTCTTGGGTTCTCGCCATCACCGCAGCTTGCGTGATAGGGATCTCCAAAGCGGGCATTAAAGGGATTGCCATCATCAATGTCACCCTTATGGCCCTCGCTTTTGGCGCAAAGGAATCTACAGGCCTATTGGTCCCCCTTCTTGTTGTTGGGGATATATTTGCGGTTATATACTACCATAGGCATACCCAATGGCGCTACATCATCCGCTTACTGCCCTGGATGGTGCTTGGTGTTATTATTGGTGTTATCATTGGAAAGGACTTGCCACAAAAAATCTTTAAAATAGGGATGGCCGGTATTATTTTGGGCAGCGTGCTCATGATGTATTGGTGGGATCAAAGGAAATCTAAAGCGGTACCCACCCATTGGGCGTTTGGAGGATTCATTGGAATTTTGGCAGGTATCACCACCATGATCGGGAATTTGGCCGGCGCCTTTTCCAATATCTTCTTTTTAGCAATGCGCCTTCCTAAAAATGAATTTATAGGGACAGCGGCCTGGCTATTTTTTATTGTCAACCTATTTAAATTGCCCTTTCACATTATTGTTTGGGAAACGATTACCACAGAAACATTGATGGTTAATCTCAAACTATTGCCAGGTATCTTATTGGGGCTTTTTGTGGGCATCCGGTTAGTGAAAATTATCAAGGATAAACATTACCGAAAAATGATTCTGTTATTGACCGCCATAGGAGCTGTCTTGATCTTATTTAGATAA
- a CDS encoding carboxylate-amine ligase — MKKFTLGIEEEFQILDSDTLTLRSHMSKIYEGGKVLLKERIKEEMHQAVVEMGTNICENIQEARDEVSYLRQQVIELAGAEGLKVAAAGTHPFSHWSDQLITRDPRYDALIEEMKDVARSNLIFGLHVHVGIPSREEGLQIMNVARYFLPHLYALSTNSPFWEARETGFKSYRSKIFDKFPRTGIPPYFSSVAEYDKFVDILVKTNCIDNGKKIWWDIRLHPFYPTVEFRICDMVQTVDEVICIAAIMQCIIAKLHRLHQKNQSFRSYRRVLINENKWRAARWGMDAKLIDFGKEEEVPFEVLIQELLEFIDDVVDELGCRKEVNFVYQMLEQGSGADRQLKVFNETNDLKEVIKYVVDQTSKGL, encoded by the coding sequence ATGAAAAAGTTCACACTGGGAATTGAGGAGGAATTTCAAATTTTGGATAGCGATACGCTTACCTTACGATCGCACATGTCCAAAATTTACGAAGGGGGAAAGGTGCTCCTAAAGGAACGGATCAAGGAAGAAATGCATCAGGCCGTAGTTGAAATGGGCACCAATATTTGTGAAAATATACAAGAAGCCCGGGATGAAGTCTCCTATTTAAGACAACAGGTCATAGAATTGGCCGGGGCTGAAGGACTGAAGGTGGCTGCGGCAGGGACCCATCCCTTTTCGCATTGGAGTGATCAATTGATTACTCGCGATCCAAGGTATGATGCCCTTATTGAAGAAATGAAGGATGTGGCCAGGTCCAACCTAATTTTTGGGTTACACGTTCATGTGGGAATTCCAAGTCGGGAAGAAGGCTTACAGATAATGAATGTGGCACGTTATTTCCTGCCGCACCTTTACGCCTTGTCAACCAACTCCCCTTTTTGGGAGGCCAGGGAGACCGGATTTAAGTCGTACCGATCCAAAATATTTGACAAATTTCCCCGAACCGGAATACCGCCATACTTTTCCAGCGTGGCCGAGTACGACAAATTTGTGGATATCCTTGTAAAAACAAACTGCATAGACAACGGCAAAAAAATCTGGTGGGATATTCGTTTGCACCCATTCTACCCAACGGTGGAGTTCAGGATCTGTGATATGGTACAGACTGTAGATGAGGTTATCTGCATTGCCGCCATTATGCAATGTATTATTGCAAAACTACACAGGCTGCACCAGAAGAACCAAAGCTTTAGATCGTACCGTAGGGTGTTGATCAACGAGAACAAATGGCGGGCCGCTAGATGGGGCATGGATGCCAAACTGATCGATTTCGGTAAGGAAGAAGAAGTGCCTTTTGAAGTATTGATACAGGAACTTTTGGAGTTTATAGATGATGTGGTGGATGAATTGGGATGCCGCAAAGAAGTTAATTTTGTGTACCAAATGTTGGAACAAGGATCTGGAGCCGATAGACAGCTTAAGGTCTTTAATGAAACCAATGACTTAAAGGAGGTTATCAAATATGTAGTAGACCAAACTTCCAAGGGATTATAA